In the genome of Paenibacillus pabuli, one region contains:
- a CDS encoding AIM24 family protein → MHIHLNTAEAGGAGQVVTFSLIQDDRLHILHPQQIVAFRGSSNSRNDKFMNISGIYRKKKLIKSEITGPCQFVAALPPGFTMKEVELSENSDLLYDFRHLFFYSDGVTMHTKIQKIKNMLITRDAVKMKFSGKGKIGLLTQGQVCQQELHPTAPLYVDAGSIIAYPENAQLELTVYGNNLASQHMNYHWKMTGHGSVLFQAGRENHRLEQDVNDEGLFKRILKEVIPFGNVLIK, encoded by the coding sequence ATGCACATACACCTGAACACTGCCGAAGCTGGCGGAGCCGGACAAGTGGTCACATTCTCGTTGATCCAGGACGACCGCCTGCACATTCTCCACCCCCAGCAAATTGTCGCTTTTCGTGGCTCAAGCAATAGCCGCAATGATAAATTTATGAACATTTCAGGTATCTATCGCAAAAAAAAGCTGATCAAATCCGAAATTACCGGTCCTTGTCAATTTGTAGCCGCCCTGCCTCCCGGATTTACCATGAAGGAAGTTGAACTGAGCGAGAACAGCGATCTGCTGTACGACTTCCGCCACCTTTTTTTCTACTCTGACGGCGTCACGATGCATACCAAAATTCAGAAAATCAAAAACATGCTGATCACTCGAGATGCCGTGAAAATGAAGTTTTCGGGCAAAGGCAAAATTGGATTGCTGACACAAGGTCAGGTCTGCCAGCAGGAACTGCACCCCACTGCACCACTATATGTGGATGCAGGCAGTATTATCGCCTATCCTGAGAACGCGCAGCTTGAACTCACCGTGTACGGGAACAACCTTGCCAGCCAGCATATGAACTATCATTGGAAGATGACAGGACATGGGTCTGTACTCTTTCAGGCTGGACGTGAAAATCATAGACTGGAACAGGATGTAAACGACGAAGGCTTGTTTAAGCGCATTCTGAAGGAAGTCATTCCGTTTGGAAATGTATTAATTAAATAA
- the queF gene encoding preQ(1) synthase, whose translation MRQSDEMQDLTLLGNQGVKYTFEYDPGILENFDNKHPYRDYFVKFNCPEFTSLCPITGQPDFATIYISYIPDVKMVESKSLKLYLFSFRNHGDFHEDCVNIIMNDLIKLMDPRYIEVWGKFTPRGGISIDPYTNYGKPGTKYEQMAEHRMMNHDMYPETIDNR comes from the coding sequence ATGAGACAATCTGATGAAATGCAAGATCTAACATTACTGGGTAACCAGGGTGTAAAATATACGTTTGAATATGATCCGGGGATCCTGGAGAACTTTGATAACAAGCATCCGTACCGTGATTATTTTGTCAAATTCAACTGCCCGGAGTTCACCAGCCTGTGCCCGATTACGGGTCAGCCGGACTTTGCGACGATCTATATCAGCTATATTCCTGATGTGAAAATGGTGGAGAGCAAATCGCTCAAGCTGTACCTGTTCAGCTTCCGCAACCATGGCGATTTCCACGAGGATTGTGTGAATATCATCATGAACGACCTGATCAAGCTGATGGACCCACGCTATATTGAAGTATGGGGAAAATTCACGCCGCGCGGTGGCATTTCCATCGATCCGTACACCAACTACGGCAAGCCGGGTACGAAGTACGAGCAAATGGCCGAGCATCGCATGATGAATCATGATATGTACCCGGAGACGATTGATAATCGTTAA
- a CDS encoding MFS transporter, with product MQNSLSKDAAARLKAPPGLDAQGTVYRILIAISLVHLFNDSIQSVIPAIFPILKDSMHLTYTQIGWISFAINFTASIMQPVVGWFADKKPTPSILPIGMGFTFTGMLLLAFADSYMAVLISVIFVGLGSAAFHPEGSRVSHMAAGQRRGLAQSIFQVGGNAGQSLAPLLTRWIFIPFGLFGAIGFTGIAAAGIAVQIYIARWYGRMLQSGGYLRRQAAARRAPNPALRKKIAAAITILILLVFVRSWYVASIGSFYAFNLKDTFNLSTEDAQIYIFLFLAAGALGTFFGGPLADRFGKRNMIFLSMAGAAPLALLLPYANLFWTAVLLTIIGFIMLSSFSVTVVYAQMLIPGKIGTVSGLITGLAFGMGGLGALVLGNWIDVFGVSPVMQMCSFLPLIGIFTFLLPSDKLLNRWAEENGSED from the coding sequence ATGCAAAATTCATTATCCAAAGACGCCGCTGCGCGTTTGAAGGCTCCACCCGGATTGGATGCACAAGGTACCGTTTACCGGATCTTAATTGCTATCAGTCTGGTCCATTTGTTCAACGATTCGATCCAATCTGTCATTCCGGCTATTTTTCCAATTCTGAAAGACTCCATGCATCTCACGTATACGCAGATCGGATGGATTTCGTTTGCCATTAACTTTACTGCGTCCATCATGCAGCCTGTTGTAGGCTGGTTTGCTGATAAAAAACCGACACCATCCATTCTGCCCATCGGCATGGGCTTTACGTTTACCGGTATGCTATTGCTTGCCTTCGCCGACAGTTATATGGCTGTCCTGATCTCCGTCATCTTTGTTGGGCTCGGTTCGGCGGCGTTCCATCCAGAAGGTTCACGGGTATCTCATATGGCCGCAGGGCAACGTCGGGGTCTCGCTCAGTCAATCTTCCAGGTGGGCGGTAACGCAGGTCAGTCTCTGGCTCCATTGCTCACCAGATGGATTTTCATCCCGTTTGGGTTGTTCGGTGCCATCGGCTTCACGGGCATTGCAGCTGCGGGAATCGCGGTCCAAATCTATATCGCTCGCTGGTATGGACGCATGCTGCAATCGGGAGGATATCTGCGCAGACAGGCGGCAGCCCGTCGTGCTCCCAATCCGGCATTACGTAAAAAGATTGCTGCGGCCATAACCATTTTGATTCTGCTCGTCTTTGTCCGTTCGTGGTATGTCGCTTCGATCGGCAGTTTCTATGCGTTTAACCTGAAGGATACATTCAACTTGTCCACAGAGGACGCACAGATCTATATCTTCCTGTTCTTGGCGGCTGGGGCTCTTGGTACGTTCTTTGGCGGTCCACTGGCGGATCGCTTCGGTAAACGCAACATGATCTTCCTGTCGATGGCCGGAGCCGCTCCACTGGCGCTGCTGCTGCCTTACGCGAATCTGTTCTGGACAGCCGTGCTGCTGACCATTATTGGTTTCATTATGTTGTCCAGCTTCTCGGTGACCGTTGTGTATGCACAAATGCTGATTCCGGGTAAAATCGGAACCGTCTCCGGCCTGATTACTGGTCTGGCATTTGGTATGGGCGGTCTGGGAGCACTCGTGCTGGGGAACTGGATCGACGTGTTCGGCGTATCGCCAGTTATGCAGATGTGCAGCTTCCTGCCACTGATCGGTATCTTCACCTTCCTGCTTCCATCGGATAAGCTGCTGAACCGCTGGGCGGAAGAGAATGGTAGCGAAGATTAA
- a CDS encoding FAD-dependent oxidoreductase, whose amino-acid sequence MKATAVTAAVFIILFSVAYAAFYIWNKNYKFNNNYVWQPLETVQSSTTLSDSYNVIVAGTDPEGITAALSAARNGMRVLLVEARDRNMLGGLMTEGGLNTLDLNYSPDQPQWLSSLRQPDFLNKGIFQEWFDQIEGSSFDIHTAANVFYRMIHSEPNIDLLMNVKHLEPITEAASEGQTTIIGMNITKEDGTIIKIATRSIIDATQDADIAAAAGVPYSIGRQDIGDGKSKMVSTLVFKLSGVTDEVWQKFREREGTGVDKMSAWGYGDARKYESTDPQRIKIRSLNIGRQNDDTILINTMQIFGVDPLDPASVKEGLEIGRKEAPLIVDFLKKNYEEFAGLQYVGTADELYVRESRHIYGEYRLTLADVMENRDHWDAIGYGSYDIDIQSTSVGNPGTIMLSPVQYGVPFRSLVPLKVDGLLVVGRAASYDTIPHGSARVVPLGMATGEAAGAAVKLAYVHKESFRELSASKERATELRKMLEKQGMDLSMHDFEKPEYMEHKDYRGLLAAASMYMTSGNYNNEGWDLDTAMNPERYLSKLKRLQAMFPNFYTGSADKVVGSMKNASALPLTLDQAAYMLCLAMGAAEAETTPELALTQLQMQNFVSKDTLAGIANKNELTNGEAYMLIRDVVEYYSGVVFE is encoded by the coding sequence ATGAAAGCAACAGCAGTTACGGCCGCTGTATTTATTATTTTATTTAGTGTAGCTTATGCTGCCTTTTATATCTGGAACAAGAACTATAAATTCAATAATAATTATGTATGGCAGCCATTGGAGACTGTACAATCGAGCACAACGCTGTCCGATTCTTATAACGTTATTGTTGCTGGAACTGATCCGGAAGGGATTACGGCTGCGTTATCTGCTGCCCGCAACGGGATGCGGGTATTGTTGGTAGAAGCAAGAGATCGCAACATGCTTGGAGGGTTGATGACCGAGGGGGGACTTAATACGTTAGATTTGAATTACTCCCCTGATCAGCCACAATGGTTGAGCAGTCTTCGACAGCCTGATTTTCTGAATAAAGGAATTTTTCAGGAATGGTTTGACCAGATTGAGGGCAGTTCATTTGATATTCATACAGCAGCTAACGTTTTCTATCGAATGATTCATTCCGAACCTAATATAGACCTTCTGATGAATGTTAAACATTTGGAGCCCATTACTGAAGCTGCCTCGGAAGGGCAAACTACAATTATAGGAATGAACATAACTAAAGAAGATGGAACCATTATAAAAATTGCAACACGTTCAATCATAGACGCTACTCAGGATGCAGATATTGCAGCGGCTGCTGGAGTTCCATATTCCATAGGCAGACAGGACATTGGAGATGGCAAGTCCAAGATGGTCTCTACGCTCGTATTTAAGCTAAGTGGTGTTACAGATGAAGTATGGCAAAAGTTCAGGGAAAGAGAAGGCACAGGTGTTGATAAAATGAGTGCCTGGGGATACGGTGATGCGCGAAAATATGAATCGACCGATCCGCAACGCATCAAGATTCGCAGTCTGAACATTGGGAGACAAAACGATGATACCATCTTGATCAATACGATGCAGATCTTTGGAGTAGATCCACTCGATCCGGCATCTGTGAAAGAGGGACTGGAGATAGGGCGGAAGGAAGCACCTTTGATCGTTGATTTTTTGAAGAAAAATTACGAGGAATTTGCAGGGCTTCAATATGTCGGAACGGCGGATGAGCTCTACGTAAGAGAATCACGTCACATCTATGGTGAGTATCGTCTGACACTTGCTGATGTTATGGAGAATCGTGATCATTGGGATGCTATTGGTTATGGTTCATACGATATCGATATTCAGAGTACGAGTGTGGGCAATCCTGGTACAATTATGCTGAGTCCAGTTCAATATGGTGTACCTTTCCGTTCGCTTGTCCCATTGAAAGTTGATGGTCTGTTAGTAGTCGGACGAGCAGCAAGTTATGACACGATTCCACATGGAAGCGCAAGGGTCGTCCCTCTGGGGATGGCTACTGGAGAAGCTGCTGGAGCAGCGGTCAAACTGGCATATGTACACAAGGAGTCCTTCCGGGAACTCTCAGCTTCTAAGGAGCGTGCAACTGAATTGCGTAAGATGCTGGAGAAACAAGGCATGGATCTATCGATGCATGATTTCGAGAAGCCTGAGTACATGGAGCATAAGGATTATAGGGGGTTACTTGCTGCCGCGAGTATGTACATGACCTCAGGTAATTATAATAATGAGGGTTGGGATCTGGATACGGCCATGAATCCGGAACGTTATTTGAGTAAATTGAAAAGACTGCAAGCCATGTTTCCAAACTTTTATACAGGCAGTGCAGATAAAGTTGTTGGGAGTATGAAGAATGCTTCCGCTTTACCTTTAACTCTGGATCAAGCTGCGTATATGTTATGTTTGGCAATGGGGGCTGCTGAAGCTGAAACTACACCTGAATTGGCACTCACTCAATTGCAAATGCAGAACTTCGTAAGCAAGGACACGCTTGCTGGTATAGCAAACAAAAACGAGCTTACTAATGGAGAGGCGTACA
- a CDS encoding helix-turn-helix transcriptional regulator produces MTDRLIRLMRIITLVQAKPGILARELAERCETTERTIYRDMEALSAMHIPIANMGHGRGYMFISHFAMYPLNWSDEEAQAFMHLGEVMESIRPLLKPAFESAYEKVVASSQKNKTERVEWSEQISGLFKVGTSAWQNDSTEHFNHSLVTLLQAGISQNTIEGEYLVQGKKGIARMDPYCLIPREYRFDLLAYCHLSERLRIFQVNRLYRVRILPRTFRKDDYLLQSHFRTPRELTGSTEWTAFKIRFSPHAVERVMQEQFFARPILTIEPEGTLLFEAILSDEQGFLTWLSQYGPDAEILEPEKYRLMMKERLERWRELYN; encoded by the coding sequence ATGACAGACCGACTGATCCGATTAATGCGCATTATAACTCTTGTGCAGGCCAAGCCGGGTATTCTGGCCCGTGAGCTTGCTGAGCGGTGCGAGACGACGGAAAGGACGATATACCGCGACATGGAGGCCCTCAGTGCAATGCATATCCCCATCGCCAATATGGGACACGGGAGAGGATACATGTTTATCAGCCATTTTGCCATGTATCCGCTGAATTGGTCTGATGAAGAAGCTCAAGCCTTTATGCACCTGGGAGAAGTCATGGAGAGTATTCGTCCGTTGCTGAAACCTGCTTTTGAGAGCGCGTATGAGAAAGTGGTTGCTTCGAGTCAGAAAAACAAAACAGAGCGAGTGGAATGGTCTGAGCAAATTAGCGGGTTGTTCAAGGTGGGTACATCTGCTTGGCAAAATGACAGTACCGAACATTTCAATCATTCACTGGTGACGCTGCTTCAGGCTGGAATATCTCAGAATACTATAGAAGGAGAATATCTCGTTCAAGGTAAAAAGGGGATTGCGCGAATGGATCCTTACTGTCTTATTCCCCGCGAATATCGATTTGATCTGTTGGCATATTGTCACCTGTCAGAGAGACTGAGAATATTTCAAGTGAATCGCTTGTACAGAGTTCGGATTTTGCCACGCACATTCCGCAAAGATGATTACCTTTTACAATCTCACTTCCGTACGCCAAGGGAACTTACGGGCAGTACGGAGTGGACTGCATTCAAGATCAGATTCTCGCCTCACGCGGTGGAGCGTGTTATGCAGGAACAGTTTTTTGCACGCCCCATATTGACAATTGAACCGGAGGGCACGCTGTTGTTTGAGGCCATATTAAGTGATGAACAAGGATTTTTAACCTGGTTGTCTCAATATGGACCTGATGCAGAAATTCTGGAACCCGAGAAATACCGCCTCATGATGAAAGAACGTCTGGAACGTTGGAGGGAGCTCTACAACTGA
- a CDS encoding 3'-5' exonuclease: MPYIIYDLEFTVSRNTRYSSEIIDIGAVKVTEGENGLCVSDTFHTYVRPSNKSVLSADTIQFTGITQKDIDAAPLFPEALNQFIAWMGSESYYMCSWGPDDRTKLISHCRTHQLDVAWITNHNDLQQQWSRTMRREGKFRQLGLAQALELCGIEFDGTQHRALDDAINTAKVFMHQFDQFNLETNCAADDEGITSKVVYSSSTEDDDKDSPFGNLAHLFKTKD; this comes from the coding sequence ATGCCATATATTATTTACGATCTTGAATTCACGGTAAGCCGCAATACACGTTATTCTTCTGAAATTATTGATATCGGTGCCGTCAAAGTAACAGAAGGTGAGAACGGCCTGTGTGTATCGGACACGTTCCACACTTATGTTCGTCCATCCAATAAATCGGTGCTGTCAGCTGATACGATTCAGTTTACGGGGATTACGCAGAAGGACATCGACGCAGCCCCTCTTTTTCCGGAAGCGCTGAATCAATTTATTGCCTGGATGGGAAGTGAATCCTATTACATGTGTTCCTGGGGACCCGATGACCGCACCAAACTGATCTCTCATTGCCGTACTCATCAGCTTGATGTAGCCTGGATCACCAACCACAATGATCTTCAGCAACAATGGTCGCGCACGATGCGCAGAGAGGGAAAATTTCGACAGCTCGGACTCGCTCAGGCTCTTGAACTGTGCGGTATTGAATTCGATGGTACTCAGCACCGCGCTTTGGATGATGCCATTAATACTGCCAAAGTATTCATGCATCAATTTGATCAATTCAATTTGGAAACCAACTGCGCAGCAGATGATGAGGGCATCACATCCAAAGTGGTCTATTCCAGCAGCACAGAAGATGACGATAAAGATTCCCCTTTTGGTAACCTTGCGCATCTGTTCAAAACCAAAGATTAA
- the queE gene encoding 7-carboxy-7-deazaguanine synthase QueE yields the protein MSSVEQGKEARIPVMEIFGPTVQGEGMVIGQKTMFVRTAGCDYRCSWCDSAFTWDGSGKDLIRMITPEDVWDELRRIGGSRFSHVTISGGNPALLASLGGLVRLLRENSIRTAVETQGSRWQPWLTDIDEVTVSPKPPSSGMETDWAVLDDLIHRLTARPMERSHSLKIVIFDETDLDYARRVHARYPGTNLFLQTGNPDVTSADTPDLASSLLARYEWLIDQVSASDDLNDVRVLPQLHTLVWGNKRGV from the coding sequence ATGAGTAGTGTGGAACAGGGCAAAGAGGCTCGTATTCCTGTAATGGAGATTTTTGGCCCGACAGTTCAAGGTGAAGGTATGGTCATTGGGCAGAAAACGATGTTTGTCCGCACCGCGGGCTGCGATTATCGCTGCTCCTGGTGTGACTCGGCCTTTACCTGGGACGGCAGTGGCAAGGACCTGATCCGGATGATTACGCCGGAGGACGTGTGGGATGAACTGCGCCGCATTGGCGGCTCGCGCTTCTCGCATGTGACGATTTCCGGCGGTAACCCCGCCCTGCTCGCTTCGCTGGGCGGATTGGTTCGGCTGCTTCGGGAGAACAGCATCCGGACCGCGGTGGAAACGCAGGGCTCACGCTGGCAACCGTGGCTGACAGACATTGACGAAGTCACCGTCTCGCCCAAGCCACCCAGCTCAGGCATGGAAACCGACTGGGCTGTGCTGGATGATCTGATCCACCGACTGACTGCTCGACCGATGGAACGAAGCCACAGTCTGAAAATCGTGATTTTCGATGAAACAGACCTGGACTACGCCCGCCGTGTGCATGCACGGTATCCAGGCACAAATTTATTTTTGCAGACCGGGAACCCGGATGTCACTTCTGCCGATACGCCAGATCTGGCGTCCTCGCTGCTTGCTCGATACGAGTGGCTGATTGATCAAGTCAGTGCTTCCGATGATCTGAACGACGTTCGTGTGCTGCCACAGCTGCATACGTTGGTATGGGGCAACAAACGCGGCGTCTGA
- the queC gene encoding 7-cyano-7-deazaguanine synthase QueC, giving the protein MNEEKAVVVFSGGQDSTTCLFWAKQQFAEVEVVTFDYGQRHKLEIECAAEIARDLGVQQTVLDMSLLNQLAPNALTRTDVEITHEEGELPSTFVDGRNLLFLSFAAIMAKQKGARHLVTGVCETDFSGYPDCRDSFVKSMNVTLNLSMDYPFVIHTPLMWLDKAQTWKMADELGAFDYVRERTLTCYNGIIGDGCGECPACKLRKAGLDRYAEQRTASVGSVGADAR; this is encoded by the coding sequence TTGAACGAAGAAAAAGCAGTCGTTGTATTCAGCGGCGGTCAGGACAGCACAACTTGTTTGTTCTGGGCCAAACAGCAATTTGCTGAGGTTGAGGTCGTTACCTTCGATTACGGCCAGCGTCACAAGCTGGAGATTGAATGCGCCGCAGAGATCGCTCGTGATCTGGGTGTGCAGCAAACGGTACTCGACATGAGCTTGTTAAACCAGCTCGCGCCCAATGCACTCACCCGTACGGATGTGGAGATTACGCATGAAGAAGGCGAATTGCCAAGTACGTTTGTCGATGGGCGGAATCTGCTGTTCCTTAGCTTTGCGGCCATTATGGCGAAGCAAAAAGGGGCTCGTCACCTCGTCACAGGTGTATGCGAAACGGATTTCAGCGGTTACCCGGATTGTCGGGATTCATTTGTGAAATCAATGAATGTTACCCTGAATCTGTCCATGGACTACCCGTTTGTCATTCACACCCCTCTGATGTGGCTGGACAAAGCGCAAACGTGGAAAATGGCCGATGAACTCGGTGCATTTGATTATGTGCGGGAGCGAACACTGACCTGTTATAACGGGATTATCGGCGACGGCTGCGGCGAATGTCCTGCCTGCAAGCTGCGTAAAGCCGGACTGGATCGTTATGCGGAGCAGCGCACTGCTTCTGTAGGATCTGTTGGAGCGGACGCACGATGA
- the queD gene encoding 6-carboxytetrahydropterin synthase QueD yields MREPGTFRIVERLQRIGEDILPDQLRYHRKRVLVSKEFTFDAAHHLHCYEGKCKNLHGHTYKVVFGISGYPGETGLTVDFGHIKDIWKTQIEGYLDHQYLNETLPLMNTTAENMVVWLFEQMEQALQTEPYAALTEGGRTEFVRLYETPTSYAEARREWMIDE; encoded by the coding sequence ATGAGAGAACCCGGGACATTCCGTATTGTGGAGCGGTTGCAGCGGATTGGGGAAGATATTCTTCCGGATCAGCTGCGCTATCATCGCAAACGTGTGCTTGTGAGCAAGGAATTTACGTTTGATGCGGCACATCACCTGCATTGTTATGAAGGCAAGTGCAAGAATTTGCACGGGCATACCTATAAAGTTGTTTTTGGCATTAGCGGTTATCCGGGCGAGACCGGACTGACCGTTGATTTTGGACATATCAAGGATATATGGAAAACACAAATTGAAGGATATCTGGATCACCAGTACTTGAATGAAACCCTTCCCCTCATGAACACAACAGCTGAAAATATGGTTGTATGGTTGTTTGAACAAATGGAACAGGCCCTGCAGACCGAACCGTATGCTGCTCTGACTGAGGGTGGCCGAACGGAGTTTGTCCGCTTATACGAGACGCCGACCAGCTACGCTGAGGCCAGACGGGAGTGGATGATCGATGAGTAG